Proteins from a single region of Gammaproteobacteria bacterium:
- the msrP gene encoding protein-methionine-sulfoxide reductase catalytic subunit MsrP yields MLIKRKKSWDIPESDVTEHADYLSRRRFIQQAGVGLASATGLVSLEAAAGTKLAGVKSGSYTVDEELTPYSAATSYNNFYEFGTDKEDPARLAGSLKPRPWTVSVEGEVEKPGVVDVDELIRPHALEERIYRLRCVEAWSMVIPWLGFPLGDVLKRFQPTSRAKFVVFETLFDPEQFPGQRRRILNWPYVEGLRMDEAMHPLAILAVGMYGEVLPNQNGAPLRLVVPWKYGFKSIKSIVKIRLSEQMPTTAWMAASPKEYGFYANVNPKVDHPRWSQARERRIGDFFKRPTLMFNGYWEEVGAMYARMDLKVFF; encoded by the coding sequence ATGTTAATCAAGCGTAAAAAGTCCTGGGATATCCCCGAGTCGGATGTCACCGAGCACGCGGATTATCTATCCCGCCGGCGTTTCATTCAACAGGCGGGAGTGGGGCTGGCGTCCGCCACCGGCCTGGTGAGCTTGGAGGCGGCGGCCGGTACGAAGCTGGCTGGCGTCAAGTCTGGTTCCTACACGGTGGATGAGGAATTGACACCTTATTCCGCCGCCACCAGTTATAACAATTTCTACGAATTCGGCACCGACAAGGAAGACCCGGCCCGCCTGGCCGGCAGCCTGAAACCGCGTCCCTGGACGGTGAGTGTGGAAGGGGAGGTGGAAAAGCCCGGCGTTGTGGATGTGGATGAGCTTATCCGGCCCCACGCTTTGGAAGAGCGCATTTACCGGCTGCGTTGCGTGGAGGCCTGGTCCATGGTGATTCCCTGGCTGGGCTTTCCCCTGGGCGATGTGCTGAAGCGCTTTCAACCCACCTCGCGGGCGAAGTTTGTGGTATTTGAAACCCTGTTTGATCCTGAGCAGTTTCCCGGTCAACGGCGCCGGATTCTGAACTGGCCCTACGTGGAAGGCTTGCGCATGGACGAGGCCATGCACCCCTTGGCCATATTGGCTGTGGGCATGTACGGTGAGGTGCTGCCGAACCAAAACGGCGCGCCATTGCGTTTGGTGGTGCCGTGGAAATACGGTTTCAAAAGCATCAAGTCCATTGTCAAAATCCGCCTCAGCGAGCAGATGCCCACCACGGCGTGGATGGCGGCTTCCCCGAAGGAGTACGGATTTTACGCCAATGTGAATCCGAAAGTGGATCACCCCCGCTGGAGTCAGGCCAGAGAACGCCGGATTGGGGATTTCTTCAAGCGGCCCACCCTGATGTTTAACGGCTATTGGGAGGAGGTGGGGGCGATGTATGCCCGCATGGATTTGAAAGTGTTTTTCTGA
- a CDS encoding sulfoxide reductase heme-binding subunit YedZ, with the protein MNETQVIRWALKPVLFVLCLVPVLLLAWRAWQGSLGANPVETLSHETGAWALRMLLLTLTVTPLRRLTGWQPLIRFRRMLGLSAFFYACLHITVYLVFDQFFDWDEIVKDIVKRPYVTVGFTAFVLLLPLAVTSTKGMMRRLGRRWARLHQLVYVAATAGVLHFLWLVKADVRDPLYYAVALLVLLLFRVWWARRGAAAVAAPGRA; encoded by the coding sequence ATGAACGAAACGCAAGTGATACGTTGGGCGCTGAAACCCGTATTGTTTGTGCTGTGTCTGGTGCCGGTCCTGCTGTTGGCCTGGCGCGCCTGGCAGGGCAGCTTGGGTGCCAATCCGGTCGAGACCCTGAGTCACGAGACCGGCGCCTGGGCTTTGCGCATGTTGCTGCTGACACTGACCGTGACCCCCCTGCGCCGTTTGACCGGCTGGCAGCCGCTCATCCGGTTTCGTCGTATGTTGGGTTTGTCCGCTTTTTTTTATGCCTGTCTGCATATCACCGTTTATCTGGTCTTCGATCAGTTTTTCGACTGGGATGAAATCGTCAAAGATATCGTCAAGCGGCCTTACGTCACCGTGGGTTTCACTGCCTTTGTGCTGCTACTGCCTTTGGCCGTCACCTCCACCAAAGGCATGATGCGGCGTCTGGGCCGCCGCTGGGCCCGCCTGCATCAACTGGTGTATGTGGCGGCCACCGCGGGTGTGCTGCACTTTCTGTGGCTGGTGAAGGCTGACGTGCGCGATCCTTTGTATTACGCGGTGGCTTTGCTGGTGTTGTTGCTGTTCCGCGTCTGGTGGGCGCGGCGGGGGGCGGCGGCAGTGGCGGCGCCGGGCCGGGCCTAG
- a CDS encoding SpoVR family protein — MSQLPYTSEWSYELLQRYEEVIRRSAEEYGLDTYPNQIEIISAEQMMDAYSSVGMPVGYHHWSFGKQFLGVEQRYKRGHMGLAYEIVINSNPCIAYLMEENSMAMQALVMAHASYGHNSFFKGNYLFRTWTCPDSIIDYLVFAKNYVMECERRHGEEEVELILDSCHALMNYGVDRYKRPPRLSIQEERARQKDREAYLQSQINDLWRTIPKPVDAEIEQSHGRFPSEPQENILYFIEKNAPLLEPWQRELVRIVRKIAQYFYPQRQTQVMNEGWATFWHYTILNSLYDKGLVADGFMIELLKTHTNVIYQPPYNSPFYSGINPYALGFAMFCDIRRICEHPTEEDRRWFPDIAGSNWLETLDFAMRNFKDESFISQYLSPRLIRDFKLFSVLDDDCDSELEISAIHDEAGYRHVRSVLAQQYNLSVREPNLQVYNVNLRGDRALTVRHVQHNRQPLADDSDEVMKHLARLWGFTVKLESVYGDSGVEITHQCEKVQ; from the coding sequence ATGAGCCAACTGCCCTACACCTCAGAGTGGTCCTATGAACTGCTGCAGCGCTACGAGGAGGTGATCCGCCGCAGCGCCGAAGAATACGGGCTGGACACTTATCCCAACCAGATTGAAATCATCAGCGCCGAGCAGATGATGGACGCCTATTCCTCGGTAGGCATGCCCGTAGGCTATCACCACTGGTCCTTCGGCAAACAGTTTCTGGGGGTGGAGCAACGCTACAAGCGCGGCCACATGGGCCTGGCCTATGAAATTGTGATCAACTCCAATCCCTGCATTGCCTATCTGATGGAGGAAAATTCCATGGCCATGCAGGCCCTGGTCATGGCGCACGCGTCTTACGGCCACAACTCCTTTTTCAAAGGCAATTACCTGTTCCGTACCTGGACCTGCCCCGACTCCATCATCGACTACCTGGTGTTCGCAAAAAACTACGTGATGGAGTGTGAACGCCGCCACGGCGAGGAGGAAGTCGAGCTGATCCTGGACTCCTGTCACGCCCTGATGAATTACGGTGTCGACCGCTACAAGCGTCCACCCCGCCTGTCCATCCAGGAAGAACGCGCCCGCCAAAAAGACCGGGAAGCCTATTTGCAATCCCAGATCAATGACCTGTGGCGGACCATCCCCAAACCCGTCGATGCGGAAATCGAACAAAGCCACGGCCGCTTCCCCAGCGAACCCCAGGAAAACATCCTCTATTTCATCGAAAAGAATGCACCCCTGCTGGAACCCTGGCAACGCGAGCTGGTGCGCATCGTGCGCAAGATCGCGCAGTACTTCTATCCCCAGCGGCAAACCCAGGTCATGAACGAGGGCTGGGCCACATTCTGGCATTACACCATCTTGAACTCGCTTTATGACAAAGGCTTGGTGGCCGACGGTTTCATGATTGAGTTGCTCAAAACACACACCAACGTCATCTACCAACCCCCCTACAACAGTCCCTTCTATTCAGGCATCAACCCTTACGCCCTCGGCTTCGCCATGTTTTGTGACATCCGTCGCATTTGCGAGCACCCTACCGAAGAAGACCGCCGCTGGTTCCCCGACATTGCCGGCAGCAACTGGCTTGAAACCCTGGATTTTGCCATGCGCAACTTCAAGGATGAAAGCTTCATTTCCCAGTATCTCTCCCCCAGACTCATCCGGGACTTCAAGCTTTTCAGCGTGCTGGACGACGACTGCGACAGCGAACTGGAAATCTCCGCGATCCACGACGAGGCGGGCTACCGCCATGTGCGCAGTGTACTGGCGCAGCAGTACAATCTCAGCGTGCGGGAGCCCAACCTGCAGGTTTACAACGTAAATTTGCGCGGCGACCGCGCCCTCACCGTACGCCACGTACAGCACAACCGGCAGCCGCTTGCGGACGACAGCGACGAAGTCATGAAACACTTGGCGCGGCTTTGGGGCTTCACGGTGAAGCTGGAATCTGTCTATGGCGACAGCGGCGTCGAAATCACCCACCAGTGCGAAAAAGTCCAATAG
- a CDS encoding YeaH/YhbH family protein, with product MSQFIDRRPNGKNKSAVNRHKFIRRFKSQIKKAVADAVSGRSITDLDRGEKVNIPAKDISEPTFHHGPGGRREAVHPGNTDFVTGDRLPRPLGGGGGSGSGKASKQGEGLDDFAFQISREEFLDLFFDDLELPDLVKTQLAKLVKYKKVRAGYTTDGVPANIDVVRSLKGALSRRIALQSPHKSRLREAEQELAQLRQFHNEDDPQVQALLEQIKSIKARLRAVPFIDNFDLRYRNRITQTEPSSQAVMFCLMDVSGSMDQAKKDLAKRFFTLLYFFLTGTYESIDLVFIRHHTVAKEVDENEFFYSRETGGTVVSSALKLMQNIIDERYPPTEWNIYAAQASDGDNWSDDSPLCRELLINRIMPKVQYYAYIEIADDTPRGLWREFLRIKQSCPNFAMQRIAGAADIFPVFRKLFKKKGLQA from the coding sequence GTGTCGCAGTTCATCGACAGACGGCCCAACGGCAAAAACAAAAGCGCGGTAAACCGTCATAAGTTTATCCGGCGTTTCAAAAGCCAGATCAAAAAAGCCGTGGCGGACGCCGTCTCCGGGCGCAGCATCACTGATCTGGACCGGGGCGAGAAGGTCAACATTCCCGCCAAAGACATTAGCGAGCCCACCTTTCATCACGGCCCCGGCGGACGCCGGGAGGCGGTACACCCCGGCAACACTGACTTCGTCACCGGAGACCGTCTCCCCCGCCCCCTGGGCGGGGGTGGCGGATCCGGCAGTGGCAAGGCCAGCAAGCAAGGCGAAGGCCTGGACGATTTCGCTTTTCAAATCTCCCGCGAAGAATTTCTGGACCTGTTCTTTGACGACCTTGAGCTGCCCGACCTGGTAAAAACCCAGCTCGCCAAGCTGGTCAAGTACAAAAAAGTGCGCGCCGGTTACACTACCGACGGCGTCCCCGCCAACATCGACGTGGTCCGGTCGCTGAAAGGCGCACTGAGCCGGCGCATCGCCTTGCAAAGCCCCCACAAAAGCCGCCTGCGCGAAGCCGAGCAGGAACTGGCACAACTGCGCCAGTTTCACAACGAAGACGATCCGCAAGTGCAGGCCTTGCTGGAGCAGATCAAAAGCATCAAGGCCCGCCTGCGCGCAGTGCCCTTCATCGACAATTTCGATCTGCGCTACCGCAACCGCATCACCCAGACAGAACCCTCCAGCCAGGCCGTCATGTTTTGTCTCATGGATGTGTCCGGTTCCATGGATCAGGCCAAAAAAGACCTGGCCAAGCGGTTTTTTACATTGCTGTATTTCTTTTTGACCGGCACCTACGAGAGCATAGACTTGGTGTTTATTCGCCACCACACCGTCGCCAAGGAAGTAGACGAGAACGAGTTCTTTTATTCCAGGGAAACCGGCGGCACCGTGGTCTCCAGCGCCTTGAAGCTCATGCAGAACATCATCGATGAGCGCTATCCGCCCACCGAATGGAACATCTACGCCGCGCAGGCGTCCGACGGCGACAACTGGAGTGACGACTCCCCCCTGTGCCGCGAGCTGCTGATCAACCGCATCATGCCCAAGGTGCAATACTACGCTTACATCGAAATCGCCGACGACACACCCCGCGGCCTGTGGCGCGAGTTCCTGCGCATCAAGCAAAGTTGCCCCAATTTCGCCATGCAGCGCATCGCAGGTGCTGCTGACATCTTTCCGGTCTTTCGCAAACTGTTCAAAAAGAAAGGCCTGCAGGCATGA
- a CDS encoding PrkA family serine protein kinase produces the protein MSIFDSYRSRYESSREEELSLHDYLEICKNDPSAYATAAERMLTAIGEPELVDTSKDPRLSRIFANKVIKIYPAFRDFYGMEETIEQIVSFFRHAAQGLEEKKQILYLLGPPGGGKSSLAEKLKSLMEGVPFYAIKGSPVNESPLGLFSRAEDGRILEEDYGIPQRYLGKIMSPWAVKRLHEYNGDISRFKVVRLMPSQLRQTGIAKTEPGDENNQDISSLVGKVDIRKLEHYSQDDPDAYSYSGGLCLANQGLLEFVEMFKAPLKVLHPLLTATQEGNYKGTEGFPAIPFDGIVLAHSNESEWQSFRNNKNNEAFLDRIFIVKVPYCLRMSDEVSIYKKLLANSSLSQAPCAPGTLEMMSQFAVLSRLKEPENSSIYSKMRVYDGENLKDIDPKAKSYQEYRDYAGPDEGMSGLSTRFAFKILSKIFNYDHSEIAANPVHLLYILEQQIEQEQFPPEVKEKYLTFLKGYLAPRYAEFIGKEIQTAYLESYSEFGQNIFDRYVTYADYWIQDQEYRDPDTGEYLDRAALNEELEKIEKPAGISNPKDFRNEIVNFVLRARANNAGKNPAWTSYEKLREVIEKKMFSTTEDLLPVISFSAKSSSEDKKKHEEFVNRMVQKGYTPKQVRLLCEWHLRTRKTS, from the coding sequence ATGAGTATTTTTGACAGCTACCGGTCGCGCTACGAATCATCCCGGGAAGAAGAACTGAGTCTCCATGACTATCTGGAGATCTGCAAAAACGACCCCAGCGCCTACGCCACAGCCGCCGAACGCATGCTGACCGCCATCGGCGAACCCGAACTGGTGGACACCAGCAAAGACCCTCGCTTAAGCCGCATCTTCGCCAACAAGGTCATCAAAATCTATCCGGCCTTTCGCGATTTTTACGGCATGGAAGAGACCATCGAGCAGATCGTCTCCTTCTTCCGCCATGCCGCCCAGGGCCTGGAGGAGAAAAAACAAATCCTCTACCTGTTGGGGCCACCCGGCGGCGGCAAATCGTCCCTGGCGGAGAAGCTCAAATCCCTGATGGAGGGCGTGCCCTTCTACGCCATCAAAGGCTCGCCGGTGAACGAATCCCCTTTGGGCCTGTTCTCCCGCGCCGAAGACGGCCGCATCCTGGAAGAAGACTACGGCATTCCCCAGCGTTACCTGGGCAAAATCATGTCGCCCTGGGCGGTAAAACGTCTGCATGAATACAACGGTGACATCAGCCGGTTCAAAGTCGTCCGGCTCATGCCCTCCCAGCTTCGCCAGACCGGCATCGCCAAAACCGAACCCGGCGATGAAAACAACCAGGACATATCCAGCCTGGTGGGCAAGGTGGACATCCGCAAGCTGGAACACTATTCCCAGGACGACCCGGACGCCTACAGCTATTCCGGCGGCCTGTGCCTGGCCAACCAGGGCCTGCTGGAATTCGTGGAAATGTTCAAAGCCCCGCTGAAGGTGCTGCATCCCCTGCTCACCGCCACCCAAGAGGGTAATTACAAGGGCACCGAAGGCTTCCCTGCCATTCCTTTCGATGGCATCGTGCTGGCGCACTCCAACGAATCGGAGTGGCAGTCCTTCCGCAACAACAAAAACAACGAAGCTTTTTTGGACCGCATCTTCATCGTCAAAGTGCCTTACTGCCTGCGCATGAGCGATGAAGTGAGCATTTACAAAAAGCTGCTCGCCAACAGCTCTTTGTCGCAAGCGCCCTGCGCACCGGGCACTTTGGAAATGATGTCCCAGTTCGCAGTTTTGTCACGCCTCAAAGAACCGGAAAACTCCAGTATTTATTCAAAAATGCGGGTCTACGACGGTGAGAACCTGAAAGACATCGACCCCAAAGCGAAGTCCTATCAGGAATACCGCGACTACGCCGGCCCGGACGAAGGCATGAGCGGCCTGTCCACCCGCTTTGCCTTCAAAATACTGTCGAAGATATTCAACTACGACCATTCCGAGATCGCTGCCAACCCGGTGCACCTGCTCTACATTCTGGAGCAGCAGATTGAACAGGAACAATTTCCACCGGAGGTGAAGGAAAAATATCTCACTTTCCTGAAAGGCTACCTGGCACCGCGCTACGCGGAATTCATCGGCAAGGAAATCCAGACGGCGTATCTGGAGTCCTATTCGGAATTCGGTCAGAACATTTTCGACCGTTACGTGACCTACGCTGACTACTGGATTCAGGACCAGGAATACCGCGACCCGGACACTGGCGAATACCTGGACCGCGCGGCGCTCAACGAAGAGCTGGAAAAAATAGAGAAGCCGGCGGGCATCAGCAACCCGAAAGACTTCCGCAACGAGATCGTCAACTTCGTGCTCCGCGCCCGGGCCAACAATGCCGGGAAAAACCCCGCCTGGACCAGTTACGAAAAACTGCGCGAAGTCATCGAGAAAAAAATGTTCTCCACCACCGAAGATCTTCTGCCGGTGATTTCCTTCAGCGCCAAGTCCTCCAGCGAGGACAAGAAAAAGCACGAGGAATTCGTCAACCGCATGGTGCAAAAAGGCTATACCCCCAAGCAGGTGCGCCTGCTGTGCGAGTGGCATTTGCGCACCCGCAAAACATCGTGA
- a CDS encoding DUF481 domain-containing protein — protein MGKKNAGLACTAAAMLGVALGAQAGVWKGEAELGVVNTSGNTDTQKINARAKLETEREKWRHIIKAEALKSSDNDKTTAERYELSGQSNYKFNEYDYLFGTLKYEDDQFSGYDYRLTAALGYGRRLIHRDNLVVDVEAGPGYRLSKEEATGDDISEAVLRAAGDLLWKISKTTQLTEELSTEIGEQSTVSKSVTGLKSQINGNFATKITFTVKHVSDVPAGVKNTDTETAVTLVYSF, from the coding sequence ATGGGGAAGAAAAACGCTGGGTTGGCCTGTACCGCCGCGGCGATGCTGGGGGTGGCCCTGGGTGCGCAGGCGGGCGTGTGGAAAGGCGAGGCGGAACTGGGTGTGGTCAATACCTCGGGCAACACGGACACCCAGAAGATCAATGCCCGCGCCAAGCTTGAAACAGAGCGGGAAAAATGGCGCCACATCATCAAGGCCGAAGCGCTGAAAAGTTCTGACAACGACAAAACCACTGCTGAACGCTACGAGCTGTCCGGCCAAAGCAACTATAAATTTAATGAGTACGACTATCTCTTCGGCACGCTGAAATACGAAGACGACCAGTTCAGCGGTTATGACTACCGTCTCACTGCCGCCCTGGGTTACGGGCGCCGCCTGATTCATCGTGACAATCTGGTTGTGGATGTCGAGGCCGGCCCCGGTTACAGGCTCAGCAAAGAAGAAGCCACTGGCGATGACATCAGCGAAGCTGTGCTGCGGGCGGCGGGCGATTTGCTGTGGAAAATCAGCAAGACCACCCAGCTCACCGAGGAACTCAGCACGGAGATTGGCGAACAGTCCACAGTCAGCAAATCGGTGACAGGTTTGAAGTCACAAATCAATGGCAATTTCGCCACCAAGATCACGTTCACCGTCAAACATGTGTCCGATGTGCCGGCGGGTGTCAAAAATACGGACACTGAAACGGCCGTCACCCTGGTGTACAGCTTCTGA
- a CDS encoding peptide chain release factor 3 gives MSELSTEVARRRTFAIISHPDAGKTTLTEKLLLYGGAIQLAGAVKGRKAARHATSDWMAMEKSRGISVTTSVMQFPYRGVIVNLLDTPGHEDFSEDTYRTLTAVDSALMVIDSAKGVEARTIKLMEVCRLRDTPIITFINKLDRDGREPIDLLDEVESVLAIQCAPVTWPIGMGKAFKGVFNLYTDSVHLYSPTHGGKVQSGEVIQGLDNPRLDALFGSLAGDLREEVALVRGASHEFDHEAYLAGRVTPVFFGSAVNNFGVEDLLDAMARYAPAPLPRQTTRREVRPTEERFSGFVFKIQANMDPAHRDRIAFLRVCSGRYRDGQKLRHVRLGRDVKIANAITFLARDRGRVEDACPGDIIGLHNHGTIQIGDAFSEGEELKFLGIPHFAPELFRRARLKDPLRLKALQKGLTQLCEEGATQLFRPLESNDWILGAVGMLQFDVVAQRLHDEYGVDCLFEPVPINTARWVYGDDSKLLDDFRRKAGANLALDGGGDLTYLAPSRVNLELTIERWPGLRFEATREH, from the coding sequence ATGTCTGAGCTTTCCACCGAGGTGGCGCGCCGGCGCACCTTCGCCATCATTTCCCACCCTGACGCGGGTAAAACCACTCTCACCGAAAAGTTGCTGCTCTACGGGGGGGCGATTCAGCTCGCCGGGGCGGTGAAAGGCCGCAAGGCGGCCCGCCATGCCACTTCCGACTGGATGGCCATGGAAAAAAGCCGGGGGATTTCGGTGACCACCTCGGTGATGCAGTTTCCTTACCGGGGTGTGATCGTGAACCTGTTGGACACCCCCGGTCACGAGGATTTCTCGGAAGACACCTACCGCACCCTCACTGCGGTGGACTCGGCCCTGATGGTGATTGACAGCGCCAAAGGTGTGGAGGCGCGCACCATCAAACTGATGGAGGTGTGCCGCTTGCGTGACACGCCCATTATCACCTTCATCAACAAACTGGACCGGGACGGCCGCGAGCCCATTGACCTGCTGGACGAAGTGGAATCCGTGCTGGCTATCCAGTGCGCCCCTGTCACCTGGCCCATCGGCATGGGCAAGGCCTTCAAGGGCGTGTTCAACCTGTACACTGACAGCGTGCACCTCTACAGCCCCACCCACGGCGGCAAGGTGCAATCGGGCGAAGTGATTCAGGGCTTGGACAATCCCCGTCTCGATGCGCTGTTCGGCTCCCTGGCCGGTGATTTGCGCGAAGAAGTGGCGCTGGTGCGGGGTGCCAGTCATGAATTTGACCACGAGGCCTATCTGGCGGGCCGCGTGACGCCGGTGTTTTTCGGCTCGGCAGTGAACAATTTCGGCGTCGAGGATTTGCTGGACGCCATGGCCCGCTACGCTCCCGCCCCCCTGCCGCGCCAGACCACCCGCCGCGAAGTGAGGCCCACCGAGGAGCGCTTCAGCGGTTTTGTGTTTAAAATCCAGGCCAATATGGACCCGGCCCACCGGGACCGCATTGCTTTTCTGCGGGTTTGTTCCGGCCGCTACCGGGACGGGCAGAAACTGCGTCATGTGCGTTTGGGGCGGGATGTGAAAATTGCCAATGCCATCACCTTCCTGGCCCGCGACCGGGGCCGCGTGGAAGATGCCTGTCCGGGCGACATCATCGGCCTGCACAACCATGGCACCATTCAGATCGGTGATGCCTTCAGCGAGGGTGAAGAGCTCAAATTTCTCGGCATCCCCCACTTTGCCCCCGAACTGTTCCGCCGGGCGCGCTTGAAAGACCCGCTGCGCTTGAAAGCCTTGCAAAAAGGGCTGACCCAGCTCTGTGAGGAAGGGGCGACCCAGCTCTTCCGGCCGCTGGAAAGCAATGACTGGATATTGGGCGCCGTCGGCATGTTGCAATTTGATGTGGTGGCCCAGCGCCTGCACGACGAATACGGGGTGGACTGCCTGTTCGAGCCCGTGCCCATCAACACCGCGCGCTGGGTCTACGGTGACGACAGCAAACTGCTGGACGATTTCCGCCGCAAAGCGGGGGCGAATCTTGCCTTGGACGGGGGGGGGGATCTCACCTATCTGGCACCCAGCCGGGTCAATCTGGAACTCACGATCGAACGCTGGCCCGGACTGCGCTTCGAGGCGACGCGGGAGCACTAG
- a CDS encoding response regulator yields MSTKAKLLLIDDDPDLLRLLSIRLSAAGYDVVPVESGEKALAHLPLHRPQVVITDLCMSGMDGMAVFDTIHQQNPTLPVIILTAHGTIPDAVAATKRGVFGFLTKPFDSKVLLEQVEKALAVVGAQPASSAAPADDGWRSEIITRNPAMEDVLNQARLVAEGDTSVFIHGQSGTGKDLLARAIHKASPRANRPFVAVNCAAIPEPLLESELFGHSKGSFTGATRDHKGLFQAANGGTLFLDEIGDMPLSLQAKLLRVLQDREVRPVGATRTVPVDVRVISATHRDLDKAMTSGDFREDLYYRLNVIALEIPALAERREDIPVLATHFLKQLAKRNRRQVKGFAPEAMELLVKAPWPGNVRQLLNVVEQTVALSTTPIVPLTLVQKALRAQPAEIMSFADARQQFEREYLVQLLQITRGSVTQAARLARRNRTEFYKLLRRHHLEPGLFKEAGRQPTA; encoded by the coding sequence ATGAGTACCAAAGCCAAACTTCTGCTCATCGACGACGACCCGGATCTCCTGCGCCTTTTGTCCATCCGCCTCAGCGCGGCGGGCTACGACGTGGTGCCCGTGGAAAGCGGCGAAAAAGCCCTGGCCCACCTGCCCCTGCACCGGCCCCAGGTGGTGATCACGGACCTTTGCATGTCGGGCATGGACGGCATGGCGGTGTTCGACACCATCCACCAGCAAAACCCCACCCTGCCCGTGATCATTCTCACCGCCCACGGCACCATCCCCGATGCGGTGGCCGCCACCAAGCGCGGCGTGTTCGGCTTCCTCACCAAGCCCTTCGACAGCAAAGTATTGCTGGAGCAAGTGGAGAAAGCCCTGGCGGTGGTGGGTGCGCAACCCGCTTCCAGCGCAGCCCCGGCAGACGACGGCTGGCGCAGCGAGATCATCACCCGCAACCCCGCCATGGAAGACGTGCTCAACCAGGCCCGACTCGTCGCAGAAGGCGACACCAGCGTGTTCATTCATGGCCAGAGCGGCACCGGCAAAGACCTGCTGGCCCGGGCCATACACAAGGCCAGCCCCCGCGCCAACCGTCCCTTCGTCGCGGTGAACTGCGCCGCCATCCCCGAACCCTTGCTGGAATCGGAATTGTTCGGCCACAGCAAAGGCTCCTTCACCGGCGCCACCCGCGACCACAAAGGCCTGTTCCAGGCCGCCAATGGCGGCACCCTGTTTCTGGACGAAATCGGGGACATGCCTTTGTCCTTGCAAGCCAAATTGCTGCGGGTGCTGCAAGACCGCGAGGTCCGGCCCGTGGGCGCCACCCGGACCGTCCCTGTGGACGTGCGGGTCATTTCCGCCACCCACCGCGACCTCGACAAGGCCATGACCAGTGGCGATTTCCGCGAAGATCTCTACTACCGACTCAATGTCATCGCCCTGGAAATACCGGCTTTGGCGGAGCGGCGGGAAGACATCCCTGTGCTCGCCACCCATTTCCTGAAGCAGCTGGCCAAGCGCAACCGCCGCCAGGTCAAGGGGTTCGCCCCCGAAGCCATGGAACTGCTGGTGAAAGCGCCGTGGCCGGGAAATGTGCGGCAGCTGCTTAACGTGGTGGAGCAGACCGTGGCCCTGTCCACCACCCCTATCGTGCCATTGACCCTGGTGCAAAAAGCCCTGCGCGCCCAACCGGCGGAAATCATGTCTTTTGCCGATGCGCGGCAACAGTTCGAGCGGGAATACCTAGTGCAACTGCTGCAAATCACCCGCGGCAGCGTCACCCAGGCGGCACGCCTGGCGCGGCGCAACCGGACGGAGTTTTACAAGCTCCTGCGGCGCCACCATCTGGAGCCGGGTTTGTTCAAAGAGGCGGGGCGTCAACCCACGGCATAG